CAACACCTTCTTGACGTATGCAGTTATCAATCCCAGCATGACAACCATGAGAATTGTTGCAATTGCAGCCGCAACTCCATACTCAGGAGAAGTTGTGCCTATTACCCTTTCATATATGAATATCGGAAGAGTACCGGCTCTTTTGCTGATCAAATACACCTCATCAAACTTGTAGAAGTTCCAGATTCCTCTCATAAGAGCTACTGCTCCCATAACGAAGAAGAGCTCGGGAAGAGTGATATTCGTAAACTTCTGCCAAGAAGTTGCTCCATCTATCTCCGCGGCCTCGTAGTAATCTTCGGGAATCGATTGGAGCCTTGACAAAAGCATCAAATAGACGAAGGGGAAGTTGCGCCAAATGTTGAAGATCGACGCAACGAGGAACGCATTGTTTGAGTTGTTAAGAAGATCGAGTTGAGGGGAAACCCATCTGAGAGTCTGACTAAAAAGCTGCATGAAGGGGCCATAGCTGGGATCAAAGATATACTTCCAGGAGAAAACTATCGAGATCAAGGGAGTAATGTACGGAAGCAAGATAATTGTTCTTACTATTGCTCTTCCCTTGAACTCTTTGTTCAGCATTAGAGCAACTCCAAGGCCCAGCAATATGCTCCCAAAGACTGTTATGAGAGTGAACCCAACGGTTATGAAGAACGACTTCCAGAATGCAGCATCTTTGAAGACTCTGACATAGTTCTCCAGGCCCACAAACGTCGAACTCGTAATACCGTAGTCGAAAAATGAAATATATATGTTGTAAGCAACGGGATACAGTATGAGTATCATCAAGAGAATAACCGTTGGCGACACCAGTTTCCAACCCAGGCTGTTTTCTTTCCTCAGAATGGAAGAGGTAACTTGCTGCATGAGATCTACCTCCAAAAAAGGAAGGCCCCGGCTCCGGGGCCTTCTCTGTCAGATGCTTATCTTCCTATCAGCTTTCTTATGTCCTCTCTCCAGAAAGTCAGGACTTGATCGGGAGTTGCGTTGTTATCGAACATCATAACGATTCCATTTCCAATTGTGAAAGCTCCGGATATCTTTCCCATTTCTGGGAAGACCCTTCCTTCAACG
This is a stretch of genomic DNA from Mesotoga infera. It encodes these proteins:
- a CDS encoding sugar ABC transporter permease, producing MQQVTSSILRKENSLGWKLVSPTVILLMILILYPVAYNIYISFFDYGITSSTFVGLENYVRVFKDAAFWKSFFITVGFTLITVFGSILLGLGVALMLNKEFKGRAIVRTIILLPYITPLISIVFSWKYIFDPSYGPFMQLFSQTLRWVSPQLDLLNNSNNAFLVASIFNIWRNFPFVYLMLLSRLQSIPEDYYEAAEIDGATSWQKFTNITLPELFFVMGAVALMRGIWNFYKFDEVYLISKRAGTLPIFIYERVIGTTSPEYGVAAAIATILMVVMLGLITAYVKKVLKW
- a CDS encoding sugar ABC transporter substrate-binding protein, which produces MAPGGMLPTRASIAESEEFLNDPKGIYKSYGAEKIKAIIYGMENIEKFGYVEGRVFPEMGKISGAFTIGNGIVMMFDNNATPDQVLTFWREDIRKLIGR